One window of the Endomicrobium proavitum genome contains the following:
- a CDS encoding autotransporter outer membrane beta-barrel domain-containing protein, translated as MKKTFVYSVFVLSCLFVFIGNIYGQSYPRIDNSTGGIVNVTISTTFANLSGSAYGGAVYNDNNGKIDFQASVIFSSNSPTEDGGAIYNKGNSLIEFQGPSVIFAGNSGTNNGYNNGGAIYSDNSTINFNNTIATFIENTAGDYCNGGAILNTWGSLTNFTNSVVTFTNNSTGLGGWGFGDGGAISNHINSSVSFNGSTVTFVDNTAGYVGGAIYNEESLIEFSNSNVLFADNMANDFGGAIYNNISIVSFNSGLVHFNSNSAQYGAAIMNDASLITFSGSSAAFTNGTADYDAGAIYNIADSTVSFTGGFVIFENNSSNNGDGGSIFNEGVVEIAGSIMNFINNKAIAGAGGGVFAQAGSSITLEGSGNFIGNEAGSYGGAIYVSSSASVSIIANNGDIAFDNNKMNGSPNDIYIADWGVLNLGGAKDIYFKSGIGFNTTTSSMNIKVTKEGSGVVYLDYSNPYLSNLEFKEGSIGLHSAGSNSVGNQLTINELDASASGSQKIYMNVKINGQIDDESDKIRIIDKYEGNIEIAGKQVGTMGALTAGDGMKAVEFGENAVINGNFSLEGGKIDNGAYEIKMYKGDDATFSDWSASADPRDYYLRTAVSGAGGNPVLTDVYKTMANMPILNVLLARAGMNSLEKRLGDLRGFGVGIAGVWSRVYGVNEKVKDMVDTNLSLMGIEAGFDVLVNREEKNKIYVGGMFGYTGALEAKTKLGVENSNGNGRGVSVGLYGSWIEESGWFVDLASRYFITSFDMANYSSIGDKLEYKPERDIWATGIEAGKTFKVEQDENKYIRIEPKLEVQYLMAGDDKTTVTNGVGSLEYGKADYVKGKANILIGYAVMKNGEVKYEPYIEIGYNHELAGKGKMSYSGVGYESNISGGGFEGALGVDVKVSENIYIYGQGNIESGEKFSAIGANVGVRIGIGEKGKEAAVVETKAKPAVVESTATAAVEKEDKDIEEAKARRKASIKAFSIKAASFGVGKSELTPKAKEDIKEMAQEIKKYEYTSVTIEGHTDASGKAEVNQELSEKRAKSVREEFVKEGIEESKVRIIGFGHRMSVDTNETAAGRANNRRVEIFVE; from the coding sequence ATGAAAAAAACGTTTGTTTATTCTGTTTTTGTATTATCTTGTTTATTTGTATTTATTGGCAATATCTATGGTCAGAGTTACCCTCGCATAGATAATAGCACCGGCGGGATAGTCAACGTAACTATCTCCACGACATTTGCGAATCTATCCGGCAGTGCTTATGGCGGCGCAGTGTATAATGATAATAACGGAAAAATAGATTTTCAAGCATCGGTGATTTTCTCTAGCAACAGTCCAACTGAAGATGGCGGCGCAATTTATAACAAAGGAAATTCTTTGATTGAATTTCAAGGTCCAAGTGTGATTTTCGCGGGTAATAGCGGAACCAACAATGGTTATAACAATGGAGGAGCTATTTATAGCGATAATTCTACTATTAATTTTAATAATACAATCGCGACTTTTATTGAGAATACCGCAGGAGATTATTGCAATGGCGGCGCTATTTTGAACACATGGGGCTCTTTAACTAATTTTACTAATTCAGTCGTAACTTTTACTAATAACAGCACAGGTTTGGGTGGCTGGGGTTTTGGGGACGGCGGCGCTATTTCTAACCATATAAATTCTTCAGTTAGTTTTAATGGTTCAACCGTAACTTTTGTTGATAACACGGCAGGTTACGTTGGTGGAGCTATTTATAACGAGGAATCTTTGATTGAATTTAGCAATTCAAACGTCCTTTTCGCTGATAACATGGCAAACGACTTCGGCGGAGCTATTTATAATAATATATCCATTGTTAGTTTTAATAGCGGTCTTGTGCATTTCAATAGTAACAGTGCGCAATATGGCGCCGCTATTATGAATGATGCATCTTTGATTACATTTAGCGGTTCAAGCGCGGCTTTCACAAATGGCACCGCAGATTATGATGCCGGCGCTATTTATAACATTGCTGATTCTACTGTTAGTTTTACCGGCGGGTTTGTGATTTTTGAGAACAATAGCTCAAACAATGGCGATGGCGGCAGTATATTTAATGAAGGCGTGGTAGAAATAGCCGGAAGCATAATGAATTTTATAAACAACAAAGCAATAGCGGGAGCCGGAGGGGGAGTATTTGCGCAAGCAGGAAGCAGCATAACATTAGAAGGGTCAGGGAATTTCATAGGAAACGAAGCGGGAAGTTACGGAGGAGCAATATACGTGTCAAGCAGCGCAAGCGTAAGCATAATAGCAAACAACGGGGACATAGCGTTTGACAATAATAAAATGAACGGAAGCCCCAACGACATATACATAGCTGATTGGGGCGTGTTGAATTTAGGGGGAGCAAAAGATATATATTTTAAAAGCGGAATAGGGTTTAATACGACAACAAGCAGCATGAATATAAAAGTAACAAAAGAGGGAAGCGGGGTAGTATATCTAGATTATAGTAACCCGTATTTAAGCAATTTAGAATTTAAAGAAGGAAGCATAGGTTTGCACAGCGCAGGAAGCAATAGCGTAGGAAACCAGTTGACAATAAACGAGTTAGACGCAAGCGCAAGCGGAAGTCAAAAGATATATATGAATGTAAAAATAAACGGACAAATAGACGACGAGTCTGATAAAATAAGAATAATAGATAAATATGAAGGGAATATAGAAATAGCGGGCAAACAAGTGGGAACAATGGGAGCGCTGACAGCAGGGGACGGAATGAAAGCGGTAGAGTTCGGAGAGAACGCAGTAATAAACGGAAATTTTAGTTTAGAAGGCGGAAAAATAGATAACGGAGCATATGAAATAAAAATGTATAAAGGGGACGACGCAACGTTTAGCGATTGGAGCGCGTCGGCAGACCCAAGGGATTATTATTTAAGAACAGCAGTAAGCGGAGCCGGAGGAAACCCAGTACTAACGGACGTATATAAAACAATGGCAAACATGCCAATATTGAACGTGCTGTTGGCGCGAGCGGGAATGAACAGTTTAGAAAAACGCTTAGGTGACTTAAGAGGTTTTGGTGTTGGAATAGCCGGCGTGTGGAGCAGGGTATATGGAGTAAACGAGAAAGTAAAAGATATGGTGGACACAAATTTAAGTTTAATGGGAATAGAAGCGGGTTTTGACGTTTTGGTAAATAGAGAGGAAAAGAATAAAATATATGTTGGAGGAATGTTTGGATATACGGGAGCATTGGAAGCCAAAACAAAGTTAGGGGTAGAAAACAGCAACGGAAACGGAAGGGGAGTAAGCGTAGGGTTGTATGGAAGCTGGATAGAAGAAAGCGGCTGGTTTGTAGATTTGGCAAGCAGATATTTCATAACAAGTTTTGATATGGCAAATTACAGTTCAATAGGCGATAAGTTGGAGTATAAACCTGAAAGGGACATATGGGCAACGGGAATAGAAGCGGGAAAAACGTTCAAGGTAGAGCAAGACGAGAATAAATATATAAGAATAGAACCGAAGTTAGAAGTGCAGTATCTAATGGCAGGCGACGATAAAACAACGGTAACCAACGGCGTAGGGAGTTTGGAGTATGGAAAAGCGGATTATGTAAAAGGAAAAGCGAATATATTGATAGGTTACGCAGTAATGAAAAACGGGGAAGTGAAGTATGAGCCGTATATAGAAATAGGATATAATCATGAGCTGGCAGGGAAAGGGAAAATGAGTTATAGCGGAGTAGGATATGAAAGCAACATAAGCGGAGGCGGTTTTGAAGGAGCGTTGGGAGTAGATGTAAAGGTGAGCGAAAATATATACATATACGGACAAGGAAATATAGAGAGCGGAGAAAAGTTTAGCGCAATAGGAGCAAACGTAGGAGTAAGAATAGGAATAGGGGAAAAGGGAAAGGAAGCAGCAGTAGTAGAAACAAAAGCAAAGCCGGCGGTTGTTGAATCAACGGCAACGGCAGCGGTAGAAAAAGAAGATAAAGATATAGAAGAAGCCAAAGCAAGAAGGAAAGCGTCAATAAAAGCGTTTAGTATTAAGGCGGCAAGTTTTGGAGTAGGTAAATCAGAGTTAACGCCGAAAGCGAAAGAAGATATAAAAGAGATGGCGCAAGAAATAAAGAAGTATGAGTACACGTCGGTAACAAT